The following coding sequences are from one Fusobacterium simiae window:
- a CDS encoding autotransporter domain-containing protein has product MKNQLKRILPFFIIGITSISYGKNISNVNTLNKIQVNIEYMRGFSKNHDYKNISANQSVIMPAFRWTGDSGVNASFWNGITDIGGGLIPYVAFGSYVGTSWRTQQLVQRDADAKQIQQNNQAGIKSIGYTYTVNSTRDLNEVYADIDNFVNFYGRENISGYFVDEVMGGATQNQIEYMANIYNYIKTKYPEMLVIANNGWGIRDGIAPYADIWLTREVTADEYLNHYREPTSEFEKNPENASHIYHVIHSASPEQYEEILRLSRERNAGRVFITSDTNAYPSGYDDLPTYFEDLMLTINNFTPKSNSLFSSDSRASDKVTIEMPRSKVDLDLTKTLRNISYKNLENTKDGEYKIDIAYMQNYGGEYKDKESNVKYKSDSDGILLNTSKDFGKLTLGIAFGSQKSNVNYKEKYGGVKEKITSYEFGLNGKYDFNENIDLATNLIYSTNKHKFNTSNGLGAINGVNYKSKILDFNTRLGYKFLFDNGYVKPYIGLGITRVKEEDIDKLKFSDTSKTALNGSFGVYGEKSFGKFYLFGDLEYEHRFSNKSYHGVRTYSTRYEIAGLDYKKGVVNFELGLRYNITDNFRINVAYQLSENKNNLMKFGFGFEF; this is encoded by the coding sequence ATGAAAAATCAATTGAAAAGAATATTACCTTTTTTCATAATTGGAATTACAAGTATTAGTTATGGAAAAAACATTTCTAATGTTAATACTCTCAATAAAATTCAAGTAAATATTGAATACATGAGAGGTTTTTCTAAAAATCATGATTATAAGAATATTTCTGCAAATCAATCTGTTATTATGCCTGCTTTTCGTTGGACTGGTGATAGTGGAGTTAATGCTTCTTTTTGGAATGGTATTACAGATATAGGTGGAGGATTAATTCCTTATGTAGCCTTTGGTTCTTATGTTGGTACAAGTTGGAGAACGCAGCAATTAGTTCAAAGGGATGCTGATGCTAAACAGATTCAACAAAATAATCAAGCTGGTATAAAGAGCATAGGTTATACTTATACTGTCAATTCTACAAGAGATCTTAATGAAGTTTATGCTGATATTGATAATTTTGTCAATTTTTATGGAAGAGAAAATATTTCAGGATATTTTGTTGATGAAGTTATGGGTGGTGCCACACAAAATCAAATTGAATATATGGCAAACATATATAATTACATAAAAACAAAATACCCTGAAATGCTTGTTATTGCAAATAATGGTTGGGGGATTAGAGATGGTATTGCACCTTATGCTGATATTTGGCTTACAAGAGAGGTTACTGCAGATGAGTATTTAAATCATTATCGTGAACCTACTTCAGAATTTGAAAAAAATCCTGAAAATGCTAGTCATATTTATCATGTTATACATTCTGCTTCACCTGAACAATATGAAGAAATTTTAAGATTATCTCGTGAACGAAATGCTGGACGAGTATTTATTACAAGTGATACTAATGCTTATCCATCTGGATATGATGATTTACCAACATATTTTGAAGATTTAATGTTGACAATAAATAATTTTACTCCAAAATCAAACAGCTTATTTTCAAGTGACAGCAGGGCAAGTGATAAAGTAACAATAGAAATGCCTCGTTCAAAAGTAGATTTAGATTTAACAAAAACTTTAAGAAATATAAGTTATAAAAATCTTGAAAATACAAAAGATGGAGAATATAAAATTGATATTGCATATATGCAAAATTATGGAGGAGAATACAAAGATAAAGAAAGTAATGTTAAATATAAGTCGGATAGTGATGGAATTTTACTTAACACCTCTAAAGATTTTGGAAAGCTTACTTTAGGAATTGCTTTTGGTTCTCAAAAATCAAACGTCAATTATAAAGAAAAATATGGAGGTGTTAAAGAAAAAATAACATCTTATGAATTTGGTTTAAATGGAAAATACGATTTTAATGAAAATATAGATTTAGCAACTAATTTAATATACTCTACAAACAAGCATAAATTTAATACAAGTAACGGTTTAGGTGCCATTAATGGTGTTAACTATAAATCAAAAATTTTAGATTTTAATACTAGATTAGGTTATAAGTTTTTATTTGATAATGGATATGTAAAACCTTATATAGGGCTAGGAATAACAAGAGTGAAAGAAGAAGATATTGATAAACTTAAATTTTCTGATACTTCAAAAACAGCCTTGAATGGCAGTTTTGGTGTATACGGAGAAAAATCATTTGGAAAATTCTATCTTTTTGGTGACTTAGAATATGAACATAGATTTAGTAATAAATCTTATCATGGAGTAAGAACATATTCAACAAGATATGAAATTGCTGGATTAGATTATAAAAAAGGTGTAGTTAATTTTGAACTTGGTTTAAGATATAATATCACAGATAATTTCAGGATAAATGTAGCTTATCAATTAAGTGAAAATAAAAATAACCTTATGAAATTTGGTTTTGGGTTTGAATTTTAA
- the trpB gene encoding tryptophan synthase subunit beta — translation MTTENKKGYFGEFGGSYVPEVVQKALDELEIAYNRYKDDEEFLKEYHHYLKDYSGRETPLYFAESLTNYLGGAKIYLKREDLNHLGAHKLNNVIGQILLAKRMGKKKVIAETGAGQHGVATAAAAAKFGMQCDIYMGALDAERQRLNVFRMEMLGATVHAVEEGEKTLKEAVDAAFGAWINNIEDTFYVLGSAVGPHPYPSIVKDFQKVISQEAHRQILEKENRLPDMVIACVGGGSNAIGAFAEFISDKDVKLVGVEAAGKGLNTDRHAATLTLGTVGVLDGMKTYALFNEDGSVKPVYSISPGLDYPGIGPEHAFLRDSKRAEYVSATDDEAVNALLLLTKKEGIIPAIESSHALAEVIKRAPKLDKDKIIIVNISGRGDKDVAAIAEYLKKNKK, via the coding sequence ATGACAACAGAAAATAAAAAAGGTTATTTTGGAGAATTTGGTGGAAGCTATGTTCCAGAGGTAGTACAAAAAGCATTAGATGAATTAGAAATAGCATATAATAGATATAAAGATGATGAAGAATTTTTAAAAGAATATCATCATTATTTAAAAGATTATTCTGGTAGAGAAACACCTTTATATTTTGCAGAAAGTTTAACAAATTATTTAGGGGGAGCAAAAATATATTTAAAGCGTGAAGATTTAAATCACTTAGGTGCTCATAAGTTAAATAATGTTATAGGACAAATTTTGCTTGCAAAAAGAATGGGTAAGAAGAAAGTTATTGCTGAAACAGGAGCAGGACAACATGGAGTGGCTACTGCTGCAGCTGCTGCAAAATTTGGAATGCAATGTGATATCTATATGGGAGCCTTGGATGCTGAAAGACAAAGATTAAATGTTTTTCGTATGGAAATGTTAGGAGCAACTGTTCATGCTGTTGAAGAAGGAGAAAAAACATTAAAAGAAGCAGTTGATGCGGCATTTGGTGCTTGGATAAATAATATAGAAGATACTTTTTATGTGCTTGGTTCAGCTGTTGGTCCACATCCTTATCCAAGTATAGTAAAAGATTTTCAAAAAGTTATCAGTCAAGAAGCTCATAGACAAATTTTAGAAAAGGAAAATAGACTACCTGATATGGTAATTGCTTGTGTAGGAGGAGGCTCTAATGCTATCGGAGCATTTGCAGAATTTATTTCTGATAAAGATGTTAAATTAGTTGGAGTTGAAGCAGCAGGTAAGGGATTAAATACTGATAGACATGCAGCAACTCTTACATTGGGAACAGTGGGAGTATTAGATGGAATGAAAACTTATGCACTATTCAATGAAGATGGCTCTGTAAAACCTGTATATTCTATATCTCCTGGTTTAGACTATCCAGGCATAGGTCCAGAACATGCTTTTTTGAGAGATAGTAAAAGAGCAGAATATGTATCTGCAACTGATGATGAAGCAGTTAATGCACTTCTATTATTAACTAAAAAAGAGGGAATTATCCCTGCTATTGAAAGTTCTCATGCTTTGGCAGAAGTTATTAAAAGAGCTCCAAAACTTGATAAAGATAAAATTATTATTGTAAATATTTCTGGTCGCGGAGATAAGGATGTTGCTGCTATTGCTGAATATTTAAAGAAAAATAAAAAATAA